A stretch of the Lactuca sativa cultivar Salinas chromosome 9, Lsat_Salinas_v11, whole genome shotgun sequence genome encodes the following:
- the LOC111903015 gene encoding probable disease resistance protein At4g27220 isoform X1: MTAVDIVVSVLAKLLEYTARPIVHPFDYIFHHNTNINGLRNQILFLENTRFGVQQQVNIAERNGDIILPIVQDWLAKANGLATESQNFLSGEVDRNHRCFSGSCPDLKLIYRSSREAKKKRAAVDELVERGKFDYVSQPARRPPIWPSTGATATTSLGDLDGFESRKAQLRLIMEALEDDNINIIGVYGMGGIGKTTFVEEAARQADALQLFDEMVMVVVSHKPNLRKLQGDLAEMLELNLKEEGELLRTARLRERLNQVKKILIIMDDVWTPLDLRTIGIPQGNLHKGCKIILTSRSLDVCNAMNAQRNFHMDVLSQVESWNLFRKMAGDAVDSTDLNPIATKIAKRCSGLPLAIVTVARALRHRSKHAWRDALRQLRSSSTTNDVTGLYSNIFASLELSFNFLKDEESKSCFLLCSLFKEDLDIPIESLVRYGTGLRVFQDVHTLEEARDRVHTIIENLKACCLLLDSDVEDCFRMHDVTRDFLLSVASKGLYIFLEKMMPGYHLDSPNENKFSNSYAISMVLNDLEEFPIGIDFPKLQLWRVEGSMGLMQFSGNFFDGMKELKVVLMHHVSIPSIPSSFLALKKLLALCLEHCKLGDVSQIKELKNLEILSFVHSDVEKLPKEIGELSRLRLLDLTDCKNLTSIPFGVFSNLSNLECLYMMNSFVQWGVDSEGQSQATLGELKHLFHLTTLEMHVPDVNLFPKDLLFGNLVRFKIFVGMVSQVISYSYPKTLTLALYHGLNLHNGIYKLLKGAQHLILDYSIVNYLEDLNSIVYDLRKGFRHLKCLEVYGYTGVESLIDTNIFPVLEKLKVVSAADLRTICYDHLPDQSFCELRELMLSILPELTCLWMDPLGNVCLRNLRTLYVSDCHKLKHLLSQSTAGDLSELQKLYVSSCEDLKVILSKDQVVSVSSSRIALSKLKSIKLEFLPSLESFCPEGDANLASLQEPLFNSKVDFPSLEELTLRELHSVNEIWSCQLSASNFCSLRILIVFGCDNLQLVFPSYMQHMLQNLEILSIEWCDLVEEVCELNNNLQNDDAKLATLPSVRDLNLGKLPLLKHLWWNIDPYVYTSLRNLNSLHIYECDGLIHLFSVHAMKNLVQLQQLKVRSCKTMKTIFANEGEDDVIVMSELCSVDLEDLPELSSFSQGSSSFLFPLLEMIEIKSCPKMKAFVVSQVHQEEKSLFTEKVSLPNLQTLNLDGLNSLNGIWETHLQEKSFTKLQILEVINCDQLQNLFPINLLPRLQMLEEIHVTNCISLEEIFTLKNPKPHQNLSSVSLTRLVSLVLENLPNLRQLWCPNMPHRFQRLTSIEVSRCDLVDCIFTSSVARGVPRLQKLKVDSCISVEVIIGNNERESEADDLILPQICHIELENLPNLVSFCAKASALKWLSLKELRILNCSEMVATSNSIEAFFGEKVVFPSLENVRIDSVGNYIY; the protein is encoded by the exons ATGACGGCTGTAGATATTGTTGTTTCTGTTCTCGCAAAGCTGCTTGAATATACGGCTCGTCCGATCGTACATCCATTTGATTACATTTTCCACCATAATACCAACATTAATGGTTTAAGAAACCAGATTTTGTTTCTGGAAAATACTCGATTTGGGGTTCAACAGCAGGTGAACATAGCTGAAAGGAATGGAGATATTATTCTCCCAATTGTTCAAGATTGGCTTGCCAAAGCAAATGGTTTAGCAACAGAATCTCAGAATTTTTTGAGTGGCGAGGTTGATAGAAATCACAGATGCTTCAGTGGGTCTTGCCCCGATTTGAAGTTGATCTACCGAAGTAGTAGAGAAGCCAAGAAGAAAAGAGCGGCTGTTGATGAGCTTGTTGAGAGGGGAAAGTTCGATTATGTTTCACAGCCTGCTCGTCGACCTCCCATATGGCCTAGTACTGGTGCTACTGCTACCACATCCTTAGGAGATTTAGATGGTTTTGAATCAAGAAAAGCACAGCTAAGATTGATAATGGAGGCACTGGAAGATGATAATATCAACATCATTGGTGTATATGGTATGGGTGGTATAGGGAAGACTACTTTTGTGGAAGAAGCTGCCAGACAGGCTGATGCACTCCAGCTGTTCGATGAAATGGTCATGGTGGTGGTTTCCCACAAGCCTAACCTGAGAAAGCTTCAAGGCGATCTTGCAGAGATGTTGGAACTGAATCTGAAGGAGGAAGGTGAGCTTCTGAGGACTGCACGTTTACGCGAAAGGCTGAATCAAGTAAAGAAGATCCTGATCATCATGGATGATGTGTGGACGCCACTTGATTTGAGGACTATTGGCATCCCACAGGGAAATCTTCATAAAGGGTGCAAGATTATCTTGACATCAAGAAGTCTAGACGTATGTAATGCTATGAATGCTCAAAGAAATTTCCATATGGATGTTTTATCTCAAGTGGAATCTTGGAATTTGTTTAGGAAAATGGCAGGTGATGCAGTTGATTCTACAGATCTTAATCCTATAGCCACTAAGATTGCTAAAAGATGCTCAGGTTTGCCTCTTGCAATTGTAACAGTTGCCCGAGCGTTAAGACACAGGAGTAAACATGCTTGGCGTGATGCACTTCGTCAGTTAAGGAGTAGTTCTACAACTAATGATGTTACAGGATTGTATTCAAATATCTTTGCATCACTGGAGTTGAGCTTTAACTTTCTAAAAGATGAAGAATCAAAGTCTTGCTTCTTGCTTTGCAGCTTGTTCAAAGAAGACCTTGACATTCCAATTGAATCTTTGGTGAGATATGGGACAGGTTTAAGGGTTTTCCAAGATGTTCATACATTAGAAGAAGCAAGAGACAGGGTGCATACAATCATTGAGAATCTTAAAGCTTGTTGTTTGTTACTGGATAGTGATGTGGAAGACTGTTTCCGGATGCATGATGTTACTCGGGACTTTCTCCTCTCAGTAGCTTCCAAGGGTCTTTACATCTTTTTGGAGAAGATGATGCCTGGATATCATCTAGATTCACCTAATGAAAACAAGTTCAGTAATTCTTATGCGATATCAATGGTATTGAATGATCTTGAAGAATTTCCCATTGGCATAGACTTTCCAAAGCTTCAATTATGGCGAGTGGAAGGTTCTATGGGGTTAATGCAGTTTTCAGGTAATTTCTTTGATGGGATGAAAGAGCTCAAGGTTGTACTCATGCATCATGTGTCTATCCCATCTATACCATCATCATTTCTAGCTTTAAAAAAACTCCTAGCATTGTGCCTTGAGCATTGCAAGTTAGGAGATGTGTCACAAATTAAAGAGCTGAAGAACCTAGAAATCCTTAGCTTTGTGCATTCAGATGTCGAAAAATTACCAAAGGAAATTGGAGAACTCTCGCGCTTGAGGCTTTTAGATTTGACAGATTGTAAGAATCTGACATCAATTCCATTTGGTGTGTTCTCAAATTTGTCCAACTTGGAATGCTTGTACATGATGAATAGCTTTGTCCAATGGGGGGTTGACTCTGAAGGTCAAAGTCAAGCAACCCTTGGTGAGCTGAAGCACTTGTTTCACTTGACCACTTTAGAAATGCATGTCCCAGATGTCAATCTTTTCCCTAAAGATCTACTGTTTGGAAACTTGGTAAGATTCAAAATCTTTGTAGGTATGGTTAGCCAGGTGATCAGTTACTCATACCCTAAAACCTTGACACTTGCACTCTATCATGGTCTTAATTTACATAATGGGATCTATAAGTTGCTGAAAGGAGCTCAACATCTAATCTTGGATTACTCAATTGTGAACTATCTAGAAGACTTGAATAGCATTGTCTATGACTTGAGAAAAGGTTTCAGACACTTGAAATGTTTGGAGGTGTATGGTTACACTGGGGTTGAGTCTTTGATTGACACAAACATCTTCCCAGTTTTGGAAAAGCTGAAGGTTGTTTCTGCAGCTGATCTTAGAACAATATGTTATGATCATCTCCCTGATCAATCCTTCTGTGAGTTACGTGAATTAATGTTGAGCATCTTACCAGAATTAACTTGTTTGTGGATGGATCCTCTGGGAAACGTATGCTTGCGAAATCTAAGGACTCTATACGTATCTGATTGTCACAAACTCAAACACCTTCTTTCACAATCCACAGCTGGAGATCTTTCAGAGCTTCAAAAACTATATGTTTCCTCCTGTGAAGATTTGAAAGTAATACTATCAAAAGATCAAGTTGTTTCAGTTTCATCCAGCCGAATTGCCCTATCGAAGTTAAAGTCAATAAAGCTCGAGTTTTTGCCAAGTCTTGAGAGTTTCTGCCCTGAAGGAGATGCTAATTTAGCTTCACTACAAGAACCCCTTTTCAATTCAAAGGTTGACTTTCCTTCCCTTGAAGAGTTGACTCTTCGTGAATTGCATTCTGTCAATGAGATTTGGTCTTGCCAACTTTCTGCTTCAAACTTTTGCAGCCTGAGGATCCTAATTGTATTCGGATGCGACAACCTACAGCTTGTTTTCCCTTCATATATGCAACACATGTTGCAAAATCTTGAAATCCTCTCCATAGAGTGGTGTGATTTGGTAGAAGAGGTCTGTGAACTTAACAATAACCTCCAAAATGATGATGCAAAATTAGCAACTTTGCCATCTGTTAGAGACCTCAACTTAGGAAAGTTACCATTACTGAAGCATCTATGGTGGAACATCGACCCTTATGTATATACAAGCTTAAGGAACTTGAATTCTCTACACATCTATGAATGTGATGGTTTGATCCATCTTTTCTCTGTTCATGCAATGAAGAATCTTGTTCAACTTCAACAACTGAAGGTACGTTCATGTAAGACAATGAAAACAATATTTGCCAATGAAGGAGAAGATGATGTTATTGTGATGTCTGAATTATGTTCTGTTGACCTTGAAGATCTACCAGAACTCTCAAGTTTTTCCCAAGGGAGTAGTAGTTTCTTGTTCCCATTGTTGGAGATGATTGAAATCAAGAGTTGCCCCAAAATGAAAGCATTTGTTGTTTCTCAGGTGCATCAGGAGGAGAAATCCCTCTTCACTGAAAAG GTTTCATTGCCTAATTTGCAAACATTAAACTTGGATGGATTAAACAGCTTAAATGGCATATGGGAAACCCACCTTCAAGAAAAGAGCTTTACCAAACTTCAAATCCTGGAAGTCATCAACTGTGATCAACTACAAAACCTTTTTCCAATCAATCTGCTTCCAAGATTACAGATGTTGGAAGAAATTCATGTAACAAACTGCATTTCACTTGAAGAAATCTTTACCCTTAAAAACCCAAAACCCCACCAAAATCTTTCTTCTGTTTCACTAACCAGATTGGTTAGCTTAGTTTTAGAAAATCTACCAAATTTGAGACAACTATGGTGTCCAAACATGCCTCATAGGTTTCAAAGACTTACTTCCATTGAAGTTTCTAGATGTGATCTCGTAGATTGCATCTTCACATCATCAGTAGCTAGAGGTGTACCCAGGCTCCAGAAACTGAAAGTAGATTCATGTATCTCAGTGGAAGTGATTATTGGAAATAATGAACGTGAATCAGAAGCAGATGATTTAATTCTCCCTCAGATATGTCACATCGAGCTTGAAAATCTACCAAATTTGGTTAGTTTTTGTGCCAAGGCTTCTGCGTTAAAGTGGCTCTCTTTGAAAGAACTACGGATACTCAACTGTTCTGAAATGGTTGCAACTTCAAACTCCATTGAAGCGTTCTTTGGTGAAAAG GTTGTTTTTCCAAGCTTGGAGAACGTGCGGATAGACAGTGTTGGAAATTATATATACTGA
- the LOC111903015 gene encoding probable disease resistance protein At4g27220 isoform X2, with amino-acid sequence MTAVDIVVSVLAKLLEYTARPIVHPFDYIFHHNTNINGLRNQILFLENTRFGVQQQVNIAERNGDIILPIVQDWLAKANGLATESQNFLSGEVDRNHRCFSGSCPDLKLIYRSSREAKKKRAAVDELVERGKFDYVSQPARRPPIWPSTGATATTSLGDLDGFESRKAQLRLIMEALEDDNINIIGVYGMGGIGKTTFVEEAARQADALQLFDEMVMVVVSHKPNLRKLQGDLAEMLELNLKEEGELLRTARLRERLNQVKKILIIMDDVWTPLDLRTIGIPQGNLHKGCKIILTSRSLDVCNAMNAQRNFHMDVLSQVESWNLFRKMAGDAVDSTDLNPIATKIAKRCSGLPLAIVTVARALRHRSKHAWRDALRQLRSSSTTNDVTGLYSNIFASLELSFNFLKDEESKSCFLLCSLFKEDLDIPIESLVRYGTGLRVFQDVHTLEEARDRVHTIIENLKACCLLLDSDVEDCFRMHDVTRDFLLSVASKGLYIFLEKMMPGYHLDSPNENKFSNSYAISMVLNDLEEFPIGIDFPKLQLWRVEGSMGLMQFSGNFFDGMKELKVVLMHHVSIPSIPSSFLALKKLLALCLEHCKLGDVSQIKELKNLEILSFVHSDVEKLPKEIGELSRLRLLDLTDCKNLTSIPFGVFSNLSNLECLYMMNSFVQWGVDSEGQSQATLGELKHLFHLTTLEMHVPDVNLFPKDLLFGNLVRFKIFVGMVSQVISYSYPKTLTLALYHGLNLHNGIYKLLKGAQHLILDYSIVNYLEDLNSIVYDLRKGFRHLKCLEVYGYTGVESLIDTNIFPVLEKLKVVSAADLRTICYDHLPDQSFCELRELMLSILPELTCLWMDPLGNVCLRNLRTLYVSDCHKLKHLLSQSTAGDLSELQKLYVSSCEDLKVILSKDQVVSVSSSRIALSKLKSIKLEFLPSLESFCPEGDANLASLQEPLFNSKVDFPSLEELTLRELHSVNEIWSCQLSASNFCSLRILIVFGCDNLQLVFPSYMQHMLQNLEILSIEWCDLVEEVCELNNNLQNDDAKLATLPSVRDLNLGKLPLLKHLWWNIDPYVYTSLRNLNSLHIYECDGLIHLFSVHAMKNLVQLQQLKVRSCKTMKTIFANEGEDDVIVMSELCSVDLEDLPELSSFSQGSSSFLFPLLEMIEIKSCPKMKAFVVSQVHQEEKSLFTEKLKWHMGNPPSRKELYQTSNPGSHQL; translated from the exons ATGACGGCTGTAGATATTGTTGTTTCTGTTCTCGCAAAGCTGCTTGAATATACGGCTCGTCCGATCGTACATCCATTTGATTACATTTTCCACCATAATACCAACATTAATGGTTTAAGAAACCAGATTTTGTTTCTGGAAAATACTCGATTTGGGGTTCAACAGCAGGTGAACATAGCTGAAAGGAATGGAGATATTATTCTCCCAATTGTTCAAGATTGGCTTGCCAAAGCAAATGGTTTAGCAACAGAATCTCAGAATTTTTTGAGTGGCGAGGTTGATAGAAATCACAGATGCTTCAGTGGGTCTTGCCCCGATTTGAAGTTGATCTACCGAAGTAGTAGAGAAGCCAAGAAGAAAAGAGCGGCTGTTGATGAGCTTGTTGAGAGGGGAAAGTTCGATTATGTTTCACAGCCTGCTCGTCGACCTCCCATATGGCCTAGTACTGGTGCTACTGCTACCACATCCTTAGGAGATTTAGATGGTTTTGAATCAAGAAAAGCACAGCTAAGATTGATAATGGAGGCACTGGAAGATGATAATATCAACATCATTGGTGTATATGGTATGGGTGGTATAGGGAAGACTACTTTTGTGGAAGAAGCTGCCAGACAGGCTGATGCACTCCAGCTGTTCGATGAAATGGTCATGGTGGTGGTTTCCCACAAGCCTAACCTGAGAAAGCTTCAAGGCGATCTTGCAGAGATGTTGGAACTGAATCTGAAGGAGGAAGGTGAGCTTCTGAGGACTGCACGTTTACGCGAAAGGCTGAATCAAGTAAAGAAGATCCTGATCATCATGGATGATGTGTGGACGCCACTTGATTTGAGGACTATTGGCATCCCACAGGGAAATCTTCATAAAGGGTGCAAGATTATCTTGACATCAAGAAGTCTAGACGTATGTAATGCTATGAATGCTCAAAGAAATTTCCATATGGATGTTTTATCTCAAGTGGAATCTTGGAATTTGTTTAGGAAAATGGCAGGTGATGCAGTTGATTCTACAGATCTTAATCCTATAGCCACTAAGATTGCTAAAAGATGCTCAGGTTTGCCTCTTGCAATTGTAACAGTTGCCCGAGCGTTAAGACACAGGAGTAAACATGCTTGGCGTGATGCACTTCGTCAGTTAAGGAGTAGTTCTACAACTAATGATGTTACAGGATTGTATTCAAATATCTTTGCATCACTGGAGTTGAGCTTTAACTTTCTAAAAGATGAAGAATCAAAGTCTTGCTTCTTGCTTTGCAGCTTGTTCAAAGAAGACCTTGACATTCCAATTGAATCTTTGGTGAGATATGGGACAGGTTTAAGGGTTTTCCAAGATGTTCATACATTAGAAGAAGCAAGAGACAGGGTGCATACAATCATTGAGAATCTTAAAGCTTGTTGTTTGTTACTGGATAGTGATGTGGAAGACTGTTTCCGGATGCATGATGTTACTCGGGACTTTCTCCTCTCAGTAGCTTCCAAGGGTCTTTACATCTTTTTGGAGAAGATGATGCCTGGATATCATCTAGATTCACCTAATGAAAACAAGTTCAGTAATTCTTATGCGATATCAATGGTATTGAATGATCTTGAAGAATTTCCCATTGGCATAGACTTTCCAAAGCTTCAATTATGGCGAGTGGAAGGTTCTATGGGGTTAATGCAGTTTTCAGGTAATTTCTTTGATGGGATGAAAGAGCTCAAGGTTGTACTCATGCATCATGTGTCTATCCCATCTATACCATCATCATTTCTAGCTTTAAAAAAACTCCTAGCATTGTGCCTTGAGCATTGCAAGTTAGGAGATGTGTCACAAATTAAAGAGCTGAAGAACCTAGAAATCCTTAGCTTTGTGCATTCAGATGTCGAAAAATTACCAAAGGAAATTGGAGAACTCTCGCGCTTGAGGCTTTTAGATTTGACAGATTGTAAGAATCTGACATCAATTCCATTTGGTGTGTTCTCAAATTTGTCCAACTTGGAATGCTTGTACATGATGAATAGCTTTGTCCAATGGGGGGTTGACTCTGAAGGTCAAAGTCAAGCAACCCTTGGTGAGCTGAAGCACTTGTTTCACTTGACCACTTTAGAAATGCATGTCCCAGATGTCAATCTTTTCCCTAAAGATCTACTGTTTGGAAACTTGGTAAGATTCAAAATCTTTGTAGGTATGGTTAGCCAGGTGATCAGTTACTCATACCCTAAAACCTTGACACTTGCACTCTATCATGGTCTTAATTTACATAATGGGATCTATAAGTTGCTGAAAGGAGCTCAACATCTAATCTTGGATTACTCAATTGTGAACTATCTAGAAGACTTGAATAGCATTGTCTATGACTTGAGAAAAGGTTTCAGACACTTGAAATGTTTGGAGGTGTATGGTTACACTGGGGTTGAGTCTTTGATTGACACAAACATCTTCCCAGTTTTGGAAAAGCTGAAGGTTGTTTCTGCAGCTGATCTTAGAACAATATGTTATGATCATCTCCCTGATCAATCCTTCTGTGAGTTACGTGAATTAATGTTGAGCATCTTACCAGAATTAACTTGTTTGTGGATGGATCCTCTGGGAAACGTATGCTTGCGAAATCTAAGGACTCTATACGTATCTGATTGTCACAAACTCAAACACCTTCTTTCACAATCCACAGCTGGAGATCTTTCAGAGCTTCAAAAACTATATGTTTCCTCCTGTGAAGATTTGAAAGTAATACTATCAAAAGATCAAGTTGTTTCAGTTTCATCCAGCCGAATTGCCCTATCGAAGTTAAAGTCAATAAAGCTCGAGTTTTTGCCAAGTCTTGAGAGTTTCTGCCCTGAAGGAGATGCTAATTTAGCTTCACTACAAGAACCCCTTTTCAATTCAAAGGTTGACTTTCCTTCCCTTGAAGAGTTGACTCTTCGTGAATTGCATTCTGTCAATGAGATTTGGTCTTGCCAACTTTCTGCTTCAAACTTTTGCAGCCTGAGGATCCTAATTGTATTCGGATGCGACAACCTACAGCTTGTTTTCCCTTCATATATGCAACACATGTTGCAAAATCTTGAAATCCTCTCCATAGAGTGGTGTGATTTGGTAGAAGAGGTCTGTGAACTTAACAATAACCTCCAAAATGATGATGCAAAATTAGCAACTTTGCCATCTGTTAGAGACCTCAACTTAGGAAAGTTACCATTACTGAAGCATCTATGGTGGAACATCGACCCTTATGTATATACAAGCTTAAGGAACTTGAATTCTCTACACATCTATGAATGTGATGGTTTGATCCATCTTTTCTCTGTTCATGCAATGAAGAATCTTGTTCAACTTCAACAACTGAAGGTACGTTCATGTAAGACAATGAAAACAATATTTGCCAATGAAGGAGAAGATGATGTTATTGTGATGTCTGAATTATGTTCTGTTGACCTTGAAGATCTACCAGAACTCTCAAGTTTTTCCCAAGGGAGTAGTAGTTTCTTGTTCCCATTGTTGGAGATGATTGAAATCAAGAGTTGCCCCAAAATGAAAGCATTTGTTGTTTCTCAGGTGCATCAGGAGGAGAAATCCCTCTTCACTGAAAAG CTTAAATGGCATATGGGAAACCCACCTTCAAGAAAAGAGCTTTACCAAACTTCAAATCCTGGAAGTCATCAACTGTGA
- the LOC111903014 gene encoding thioredoxin F-type, chloroplastic codes for MALQIHHVCRPILPPPSTGSRSSWPTKQFTIGRDVHRSVASTKSIASKTRKNLRSSVRVRSSLEMSGPTVVVGQVTEVDKDTFWPIVNAAGDKTVVLDMYTQWCGPCKIIAPKFQELAEKYLDVVFLKLDCNQENKPLAKELGIKVVPTFKILKHGKILKEVTGAKFDSVVAAMEDVRSS; via the exons ATGGCGTTACAAATTCATCATGTTTGCCGGCCGATTCTGCCGCCGCCGTCAACTGGATCACGGTCGTCATGGCCGACTAAACAGTTTACCATCGGCAGAGACGTTCACCGATCGGTTGCTTCAACCAAGTCGATCGCTAGTAAAACCAGAAAAAACTTGAGGTCTTCGGTGAGGGTGAGATCGAGCTTGGAGATGTCCGGTCCAACGGTCGTTGTAGGTCAGGTTACCGAGGTTGATAAGGATACATTTTGGCCAATCGTTAATGCCGCTGGTGATAAGACCGTTGTTCTGGATATGTACACTCAATG GTGTGGTCCTTGCAAAATTATAGCTCCAAAATTCCAAGAATTGGCTGAGAAGTATCTTGATGTTGTCTTTCTAAAGCTTGACTGCAATCAAGAAAATAAG CCATTGGCAAAGGAGCTAGGCATAAAGGTGGTACCTACCTTCAAGATTCTTAAACATGGTAAGATTCTAAAAGAAGTCACTGGAGCTAAGTTTGATAGTGTAGTTGCTGCAATGGAGGATGTTAGATCCAGTTAA